The Gracilibacillus caseinilyticus genome segment AATCTATAGTAAGTATTTTGCAGAATAATAAAGTGGAAAGGGTGTGGCTGCTGTCACACCCTTTCTGAAAGAAGGAAGGCAAGTATAAATGGAAACTATCAATGTGATTATAGACGCATTACCAACGCTGTTAAAAGGGATGGGGCTAACGGTAGAAATTACAGTTATTTCCTTAATTTTAGCAATGTTCATTGGGGTAATGCTTGGAATATTCAGTATTACAAAAAGCAAAGTATTACGTTTTATATCCACAGTTTTTGTAGATATCATTCGAGGCACGCCGTTGCTTGTGCAAATTCTCTTTATTTATTTTGGTTTGCCGAGTGTTGTAGATATTAGTTTAACTGCATTTGCAGCAGGTGTTATCGCAATTACGATCAATGCAGCAGCCTATTTAGTGGAAATTTTTCGTGCCGGTATTAACTCCATTGACAAAGGGCAAATGGAAGCTGGTAGAACAATTGGTTTTTCTTATAGTCAAACCATGCGATTAATTATTTTACCTCAAGCATTTCGTCGCATGATACCCGCAATTGTGAATCAATTCATTGTAAGTATTAAAGATACCTCTCTCCTTTCTGCAATTGGATTAGCTGAATTAACCTTATCAGGCCAGTCCATCTATGCAGAAAATTTCCGTGCTTTTGAAATATTAACAGTAGTAGGGATTCTGTATTTCGTTATTATTTATTCATTGAGTATCTTATCACGCTGGCTTGAAAGGAGATTGAATGTATCATGAGCATGATTAAAGTAGAAAATTTAAAGAAATCTTTCGGTGATTTGGAAGTCTTGAAAGATATCAATATTAATGTGGATCCACAAGAAGTAGTATGTGTCATCGGCCCGTCAGGTTCGGGAAAAAGTACACTGCTACGCTGTCTGAATTTATTAGAAGAACCAACTGCTGGTGATGTCTTTATTGAAGGAGATAATCTGACCGACAGTAAAACAAACATCAATCAATTAAGACAGAAATTAGGCATGGTGTTCCAGCAGTTCAACCTTTTTCCTCATAAGACGGTTATGGAAAATATTACACTAGGACCGAAACGCCTAAAAAATAAATCCGAAACAGAGGCTCGGGAATTAGGCATGCAATTATTAGAGAAAGTAGGGTTGGCAGAAAAGGCTGATGTCTATCCTGATACGTTATCTGGTGGACAAAAACAACGTGTAGCCATTGCGCGAGCACTTGCGATGCAACCAAATATTTTGCTGTTTGATGAACCAACCTCTGCTCTTGACCCGGAAATGGTAGGCGAAGTTCTTCAAGTAATGAAGGATCTGGCTGAAGAAGGTATGACGATGACTATCGTTACACACGAAATGGGATTTGCAAAAGAAGTAGCAGACCGTGTCATTTTCATGGATGAAGGTTATATTGTGGAAGAAGGAACACCAGAGCAAATTTTCCAACATCCGAAAAATGAACGAACACAAGCCTTTTTATCAAAGGTTTTGTGATCATATATAATAACTAGTAAAAAAGTTCCGATCAGTTGATCGGGGCTTTTTTTTATTGTACGGTAGGAAAGTGTGAAATTTTAGCAATGAAGATGCACGACGCAGTGAAAATTTAGAATGTACCAAGTATAAGAAAAACTTCGACAATCGCTAATAGACGAGGCGAATGCCGAGTTTTTCTAATCAGTAAAGAAAGTATAAAAGTAAAATCATAGA includes the following:
- a CDS encoding amino acid ABC transporter permease, yielding METINVIIDALPTLLKGMGLTVEITVISLILAMFIGVMLGIFSITKSKVLRFISTVFVDIIRGTPLLVQILFIYFGLPSVVDISLTAFAAGVIAITINAAAYLVEIFRAGINSIDKGQMEAGRTIGFSYSQTMRLIILPQAFRRMIPAIVNQFIVSIKDTSLLSAIGLAELTLSGQSIYAENFRAFEILTVVGILYFVIIYSLSILSRWLERRLNVS
- a CDS encoding amino acid ABC transporter ATP-binding protein, whose amino-acid sequence is MIKVENLKKSFGDLEVLKDININVDPQEVVCVIGPSGSGKSTLLRCLNLLEEPTAGDVFIEGDNLTDSKTNINQLRQKLGMVFQQFNLFPHKTVMENITLGPKRLKNKSETEARELGMQLLEKVGLAEKADVYPDTLSGGQKQRVAIARALAMQPNILLFDEPTSALDPEMVGEVLQVMKDLAEEGMTMTIVTHEMGFAKEVADRVIFMDEGYIVEEGTPEQIFQHPKNERTQAFLSKVL